Proteins co-encoded in one Callospermophilus lateralis isolate mCalLat2 chromosome 2, mCalLat2.hap1, whole genome shotgun sequence genomic window:
- the LOC143390592 gene encoding uncharacterized protein LOC143390592, translating into MTCCGCSGGCGSSCGGCDSSCCKPVCCCVPACSCSSCGSCGGCKGGCSSCGGCKSSCCQSSCCKPCCCQVSCCKSSCCKPCCCQDNCCKSSCCKPCCCQDSCCKSSCCKPCCCQSSCCKPCCCQSSCCKPCCSSGCGSSCCQSSCCKPCCCQSSCCKPCCCQSSCCKPCCSSGCGSSCCQSSCCKPCCCQSSCCKPCCCQSSCCKPCCCQSSCCKPCCSSGCGSSCCKSSCCKPCCCQDSCCKSSCCKPCCCQSSCCKPCCCQSSCCKPCCSSGCGSSCCQSSCCKPCCS; encoded by the coding sequence ATGACCTGCTGTGGCTGCTCAGGGGGCTGTGGCTCCAGCTGTGGGGGCTGTGACTCCAGCTGCTGCAAGCCCGTGTGCTGCTGTGTGCCAGCCTGTTCCTGCTCCAGCTGTGGCTCCTGTGGGGGCTGCAAGGGGGGCTGTAGCTCCTGTGGGGGCTGCAAGTCCAGCTGCTGTCAGTCCAGCTGCTGCAAGCCCTGCTGCTGCCAGGTCAGCTGCTGCAAGTCCAGCTGCTGCAAACCCTGCTGCTGCCAGGACAATTGCTGCAAGTCCAGCTGCTGCAAGCCCTGCTGCTGCCAGGACAGCTGCTGCAAGTCCAGCTGCTGCAAACCCTGCTGTTGCCAGTCCAGCTGCTGCAAGCCCTGCTGCTGCCAGTCCAGCTGCTGCAAGCCCTGCTGCTCCTCAGGCTGTGGGTCCTCCTGCTGCCAGTCCAGCTGCTGCAAGCCCTGCTGCTGCCAGTCCAGCTGCTGCAAGCCCTGCTGCTGCCAGTCCAGCTGCTGCAAGCCCTGCTGCTCCTCAGGCTGTGGGTCCTCCTGCTGCCAGTCCAGCTGCTGCAAGCCCTGCTGCTGCCAGTCCAGCTGCTGCAAGCCCTGCTGCTGCCAGTCCAGCTGCTGCAAGCCCTGCTGCTGCCAGTCCAGCTGCTGCAAGCCCTGCTGCTCCTCAGGCTGTGGGTCCTCCTGCTGCAAGTCCAGCTGCTGCAAACCCTGCTGCTGCCAGGACAGCTGCTGCAAGTCCAGCTGCTGCAAACCCTGCTGCTGCCAGTCCAGCTGCTGCAAGCCCTGCTGCTGCCAGTCCAGCTGCTGCAAGCCCTGCTGCTCCTCAGGCTGTGGGTCCTCCTGCTGCCAGTCCAGCTGCTGCAAGCCCTGCTGCTCCTAG